The DNA sequence TCCTCACTTGTCCACAGACGTGTTCAGGTCTGTAAGACCAGCTCGTACTGAAGTGAGAGAACCAGAAAGTTGATTTGCGTTGGCTGCCTGTGAAAGTAACTGCTCATGGTGGGACGTAACGAGAGCTTTGATTTGCTTTGCAATGTCATCTATTCCTACTGAAAGCTTGGAGATGGCAAGAGAGATATCTTCAGACTTTGTAGAAGCTTCAGATGGATTCAACTTGGATTTCTTGGCGATCGTTGTTGAGGGACCATCTAAAGGTAGATAAGGCTCTCCAGCAAGAATAGCATTGGCATAATCGTTAGGGTCGAAACTTGAAGAGGCAAATACAGAATAGTCAAGGGACATGGaagctcagcgctcagcacGTGTACGCGTGACGTCGAATAATACGCTGGGCGAACGGCAGCGCGTTACTCCATTAATAACCTATAAGCCACAAACACGACCAGCTACCCTTCTCCTCTGTACCCTCATCATGGCCCATAGTCATTACCAACAGTATAGCCCGACTTCCTGGGGTACAAATCAAGTATGTTTCCACTGGTTTGATCTTGAGTTCGGACACCCTTCAATCTCTGTTCTAGTTCCAATTCGGCGCTCCTCCAGTCCCAACTTTTCACCCTCAATCGTCGTGTACgtaacccccccccccccccccgctTGCACTCTCATCTCTTACCCGTTTCGTTCTATAGGGGGAGGGGTTGACTTTTATCGTGCTCATGCTCCGAGCTCCGATACGTGAGTGTTCAGTACTCAGTGCTACTTCCGGCAAGCCACCACTGAAACCCAACTCGTAGATCTCTCTTCGATCATGCTTGGAATAGAGTGAGAAATTATCATGATTATGACTCTCTTGGCGTCGGTGTGCATGAAGCCCGTCATTGGCACAGTCGCGCATACGGTGGAATGGTAAGTCGCCTCGGTCACGGTATCGGAACACCTCGCACATAACAAAACCTTTAGGGGGACCTTGCGCAAATGTTGCCACAGGAAATCGGCCACGCTGCAGCCTACGAAGCCTACCGTACATGGATCCACAACACGAACATGTACGAACCACTTAGTGGCGATCGAGAGCGCCAAAGAGAGGGCATGATTGGGCTTGCTGTCGCAGAAGGTATATGTTTTCTCTCCACTCCCGTGGACACCACGCTAATACCTCATGCAGCTACTAGATTGTTGCAATTCTCTCCTCGAGGCATGGATCCTTACACGCGACAAGAAGCCGCCGAGGCAGCTGCAGCTACTGCTTCCGAACTTTATTACTGGGTAAGTAGTCACCCGACCTGGTGTCCTTCTCTGACTTCATCGACATTCCAGAGTCGTGACCGACATGAAGCCGACTTCAGAGGCCGTTCTCTTCGAGGCTCTCATCGAGGATCATATGACGACGACTATGATCCATACGCCTATGACACAGATATCATGTCCTCCCGACGGGGTCGATCTCGTTCCCGCTACCGATCACATTCGCGTTCGTCTTCATACCGTCGTTCGACAGGCATACCCGGCTCTGCATTGAGCTACGGCGGTTATGCTGGATCTCATCCAAATCAATATGCCATGAGCAGCTCTCCCTACGTGCCGACTACCACAGCGCCGATGGTCATGGGATCCTCTTACTATTCTAACGGCTATGGCAGCGGATACACAGTCCGCCCTCGGAGTTCTAGCATGGGTTATAACTACTACCCTCAAACCCAGTACGTGACTTCAGGAGGGATGGTTCATGTGCCGTCCAGTCATGGATCGAACCAACTTGTTGTCTACACTAAACCCAGGAAGAAGCACAGTTGGTACCGCTCCCGTAGCAAGCACAGGCGCTCCAGAAGCCGCTCGTGGTCCAGATGAAAAACCGATTTTTCTGCCTTTCCTGCCCTATTACAGATATCTGCATCTCGATCTCCATGCTTTCCTTTTTGCTATGTGTATAAGACCCCACTGCCCTAGGCTCTGCTGTAGGTGCTACTTAAATATCCTGTACTTGTTGTACCTATAAAAATATTGGTCTAGAATGGCCCTGGCTACTAGACTGTCTTTGTTCACACAGAAGATGTCGACGTCGTACCCGGTCGCCTACTTTCAATATGCTCACCGTCTGAAAATAATGTGACGGTCTTGATATTGAAGTATTTGACCTTGTTTGGTGTCCACCAACGGCTTTTTCTGCGACGGGACCACATCACTGTCAACGACCTCACTATGTCAAGATTTTTCAGGCAAGCAGGCGACTCTGACTCTGATACTGACTCGTCCGAGGATGAACTCATGTCAAGCGGAGACGAGGCCCCACCCCCAAAGACAAGCACCGCAAAACCAGCCATGTCCCGATTTCTGCGAACCGCTGGCTCAGATTCCAGCGATACATCATCttctgaagaggaggaaagtGATGATGATAGCGATGCACCAAAAGTAACCAAAAAGTCACCTTTTTTGAAAAGCGACTCGGAAGACGAAGAGAGCGATGGCGATGACGAGAGTCGTGCAGGCGTGCGGATTATGAGTGCACAGGAAAAGAGGTTGGCAGAGATGGAGGCAACTGGAAAGGCCATGGACAATGCTCTCAAAATCAACGACTGGGTCGCAATATCGAATGGTGAGTTCCTGTATTGTTATAACTTGCAAAATGTTGCTTTAGCTCTGAAATACAAACTAGAATTCGATAAACTCGCTAGAATGATCCAACGTCAACAGAACATGTCCGAGCCCGTACCTCCATTTTACCTAAAGACCATCATGACATTGGAGACCTCTGTTACAAACACCCTtgcgaaggagaaggaggcaaagaagaaaatgaaCGCGACCAATGCTAAGGCTCTAACCGCCATGAAGCAGAAGGTGCGCAAGACAGCCAAAGAATATGAACAAGATATTACGAAATATCAAGCTGTGAGTCCCAGTCATTTTTGGCGAAACATTGAATACTGATTCAAGATGTCCGTCAAGGATCCTGATGGATTTGAGCGGGAATATGCTGCTGCAACTGCGAAGGAAATTACTGCAGCACCAGGAGCAAAAGCATCTACAACTGTGTCCGCTGACACTGGGGATGATGGTTTTCAGGCTGTTGGAAAACATGGTAAGACGATGCTGTTGACTACGGAAGGTATCTTCAAAAGTCTGCAAGTTGTGCAAGAAGCTCGAGGGAAAAAGGTCCGCAGATATTGTTGTGTTATGCTACTAATTGTGCAGCCGCTTACTGTTTCACAGAACACCGACCGAGCCGAGCAAATCCGGATCCTAGAACAACTTCTCAAGGTTGCCGTCACCTCCTACCAGCGTATAAGGGTCCTCCTGGCGCTCGTTTCTTCGCGATTTGACTATAATTCCTCTACCGCCAACTACATGCCCATAGATCTATGGTTATCTGCTCAACGAGAAGTCGATCAACTTGTTGCAATTGTCGCTTCAGATTCCTCATATTCCATACAAGAAATCACTGAGGATTATGATGAACTTGTAGAACGCTCCCCCGGCACGGAAAAGGACGGTATTGTTCGTGTTAGGGGGAGTATAATAAGCTTTATCGACCGACTAGACGACGAGTTCACTCGCAGCCTTCAAAATATTGATCCTCACGGTACGGAATATGTGGAGAGACTGAAGGACGAAAAGGTTCTCTATTGTACAATTTGCCGAGCCCAAGCATTCTACGAGGCGAATAAACAAGATGAACCCCTCGGTCGAGTAGTAATGCGGCGACTTGAGCATATCTATTCCAAAGTTCGTTTTGTTCCTGAAAATCTAACCGCTGTTACTCATTTTTCTCAGCCTGATCCTGTAGTTTTGGCATTGGAAAACGCGGCGGACGCCTCTGATATCAAGCCAGCACTTACACTCGCTTCCAACGGCTCGACATCGGAACTCATTCACGGTCTCTGCGTTTACTTGTACAAGTCAGGGCACTCCCTTTTCCGTACTCGCGCCATGCTCAGCCATATCTATCACTACGCTTTCCATAACGACTTCCACACCGCCCGCGACATGCTTTTGATGTCTCACCTCCAAGAGTCCATCCATTCCGCAGACGTTGCCACCCAGATTCTGTACAACCGAACTGTTGTACAACTCGGCCTTTGCGCGTTTCGACTGGGTTTAATTAAAGAATCCCAGGCTATGCTCCAGGATATCTTCACCACTCAGCGTGTGAAAGAACTGTTGGCTCAAGGTGTTCATCAACAAAGGTTCCAGGCGCTAACACCTGAACAGGAAAAGGCGGAGAAACAGCGTCAACTTCCGTTCCACATGCACATCAACACGGAGTTGTTAGAGGCCGCATTTTTGGTGTCTAGCATGCTCGTGGAGATCCCTTTACTCGCCAGCATCGATTCGGAGGAGCTGAAGAGAAAGGCGATATCGAAACCTTTCCGACGATTACTGGACTTTGCTGATCGACAGATATTCACTGGCCCGCCGGAGAGCACGAGAGATCATATTATGCAAGCTAGCAAAGCGTTACAGGACGGTGAATGGGAAAAATGTCGCGATCTCGTCCAGAGCATCAAGATATGGAGTCTGATGCCCGAAGCTGCCAGCGTGAAAGAGATGTTAGCCAGGTAAGCACATCGATCTCTGACTTTTCAAGCTTTTCCTTATGAAAGGATCGTTATGTAGGCGGATACAAGAGCAAGGCCTGCGTACCTATTTATTCACCTACGCATCTCATTACATCAccctttctctttcattaCTTTCGCGAACGTTCGACCTCCCTCTCCGCACAGTAACATCCATTGTCTCCAAAATGGTTTGGAACGAGGAACTTTCCGCTTCGCTGGATCAATCGGGTGGTGTAATCGTGTTCCGTCGCATCGAAGTCTCGCGGCAACAACAGATTGCGCTCATGATTGCCGAAAAGATCAACACTATAGCTGACCAAAACGAGAAGAACATGGAACATAAAATGGGTGGTGCTGCCAATTGGGGTGACCGTAACGATGGTAAGCAAGGAGAGAAGAGAGGGGAGCAGATGCAGGAGAGAAGAGGAAAGCGAGAAGGTACTAGAGGAGCTCGAGGTTGGCACCCTGTTTACTCAGTCTACAACTTTCTCTTTTCTAACCAATTTCCCCCGGTATTAGGTGGTGCTCGTGGACGTGGTGGACGATTTGCCTATGGACTTGGGAACCAAATGGCGCGGAGAACGTAACCTCATCTATATTTGTACATTACGCGGTATTCCACGCACTGCTCTTACTTCGAGATATTCTGAATCGATTAGCTCGACGCTCAGAGACGGGGTCGAGACTCGAGGAACAGAGGTTCGGTCAACACGTCTTCGCTGTAGCTTGTCTCTGCAGGACTTATTTCCCGAAAGGTTTAGACTAATATTATACGAGTACCTGAGTGGGCCAGGACGTCATATGTATCCCTTCTCAATCAGATAGTTTGTAATTATCTTGACACTCTCAGCCACCTCTGTCTCTGCGGTGTTGATATGAATTTCCGGGTTTGCAGGCGCCTCGTAGGGAGCAGAAATTCCAGTAAAATCTGTTACGACGAGAGAATGAGCTGATGATAACGACGCGGGGAATACGTATATCGAACCTTTGATCTCTCCAGCCCTGGCCTTCTTATAAAGCCCCTTTGGATCACGCTTCTCAACGACTTCCAGCGGTGCGTCGACGAAGACCTCGATGAAAGGAAGAGATGCCTTTATGTGCATTTCCCGAGCAGCGTCCCGGTCTTTCTGATACGGGGAAATGAATGCAGTGATGGCGATGCATGTTGAATCAGCGAACAGTTTGGAGACCTGGGCAACAGACTTGGGTCGACAGGATTTgtgaataaaagaaggaTCCTACCTCCCCTATACGCCGAATGTTCTCGTTCCTGGATTTTTCATCAAATCCGAGATCCTTGCACAGACCGAATCGGATATTGTCTCCGTCCAATCGGTAGGCATGTTttttcagatgaagaaggtgCTGTTCTAGAGCACAGGCAATCGTAGACTGAAACGACGAGTCCAAGACGTCAATACGACATTATTGCTGAGCGATTGTGAATATTTCACCTTGCCACTGGCGCTCAACCCTGTGAGCCATATCGTGGCGCCCTTCTGCTTGAGAAGTTCTGCACGCTCGGAGGGACCGACAGAGCCTGGATGAAATGTGATGTTGAACATGCAGAAATAAAAGCAAGCAAAGGCAGAACGTTCAAACTGCTATTAGTATCGGTATCTGAGGTTACCGCAAACAAGTACAATGGTATCGCGAACAATCACGCAAACGTTAGAAATCTCCGTCAGCTTGAGAGCGCAATATAATTCCTTGAACACACGAATGTTGATGCGAAGACCTTGCAATTGGATTCGGCTGAGCATTTCTAGGAGAGTCCAAGGTGGAATGCTGAAGCGAGAGATGGCAACAGTAACTGGGCCAAATTCGCTGATTTTTATTACCACGTTTAGACCGTGTACTATTCTGtgtagggatatgcaacattttcgagtaccacttccacacaccacttGCCGTATCAAAAAATTGACTAGAGTATTTTACTAGTGCTCGGAACATTAACCTGATTTTATGAAGATTTTAGGATGGCTGTAAGAAgtctcggagagtgtccgagggtgaaTCAATGGGGTGACGGCATGTTGCTCGCCGCTCACAACCATGGCCAGTCCACTGCCGTCTCGCTTATTGGGGACCTCTGGTGACTCGTTTGGCTACACTACCGTTCACTCCCCTGCCTTTGAAATCTTGTATTTAATGTTAACGTTCTCGTTTACACTTTACTATGTATCTAAAATTTCGACCTATATTCCGGAATGTACTTCACGCTGTTATCACAACAAGATCTGAGCTGTATTTTGATTCTCATTTCGTATCCTCTGTCTTCTGGTGGTTAcaattgtacatacaagctcataTGTAGTCTACGGAACCTTAAAAAAATTGCTGAGCCCACAAATAAACGGGAAGACCATGCTTTATCCaatgttgcatatccttgTGCTCTGCACGTCGAAAACCAGAGTAGTATTGTGAGTCAATTCACGTGGTAGGCTATAGTATTTTGAACATTTACAGAATTGTCTGAGGTTTAAACTTTAAAGTAGTGTTTTTTCTGTAGAAGCATATGGGCCAGTTTTGGTCAGAAATTGAGTGCTTTTGGCATGAAAATGGCCAAAATTTTTGCAGAATTCGGCGGTGCCCTCGTGCAGCTCACCGTCAGACTTTGCAAAACTCTCAATGCTCCGGACCGCCATTCACGATGTGTTTCTTCACAGGTATTCCCACTTAAACAACACTGTAAATTTGGGGTCAAGAATCAATATCTCCTCTTTAGATCGTTAGTTGTCCGTGTCCGCTATGTGTCGACACCCTCAACCTCCGCAACGCCCTCGTCAACCGCAAAGGATTTCCCTCcaattcttcctcagagAAAACACAAGATAGATCTTCATCCAGCTCCTAAGAGGATTGAATCAGCTTCGCAGCCAACGCCACAACCCACGCCAATATCGTCCCGGAAACCTGTCGCCACTTCGCCTTCGCCCCCAGAACCCccaaagaaagaagatgatGGTGTTAAAATGACCATACAGCGAGATATTAAGCATGCTGAGGATCTTGGCATTCTCAAACCCGCTTCTCCAGACGCAACCGTCTTTCGGAAACTCATACATTCTACATGGGAACTCACGGTTGGTCTTGTTCACTTCGTACCATTGCGTGTTCACACAGGCTAACGAGTGTGCGTCTAGAAATTTTATTTTCGAGGTGCAAAACTCATCTACGCTCGCCAGGGAGAAATAAAGGCAATTAAGAAGCGGGCTAGCAGTGGAGGTGCTCCAATAACTAGGTTTGAGGGTAGATTGATTGAAACACAAAGACGAGACATTAACAAGTGAGTTTAAGGGTTCAATCGTCTCTAAATTTCTCTAATGCCGCTCCAAAGAGTCATCCCTTTCCTTGTCATCGCCGTCCTCTTGGAAGAAGTCATTCCTATCATTGCAATTTACGCTCCTTTCATGTTACCCTCCACATGTCTGCTCCCCGCCCAACGAGAACGGATTGAGGGCAAGAAGGCTCTCAAAGCACTTTCCACCATATCCTCAGCACGTCCATTGTTTCTGGCCTTGCAAGCCAAGTCTCAAGATGGGAAACTGCCTCTGACGGCACTGAGAGAGCCAGGTTCAGCAACTATGGTGTGCAGGCAAGTCCTTCGAAAGCCTTTTCTGACCAATATTTTTCTGATTGGTATTTTTTGCAGTATCCTGCGGCTACCGACATTCGGTATAGATCTCCTACGGTTATGGCGTATACGTCGGCATCTGCGCTTTATCAGTAATGACGACCGTCTGTTGATACATGATGATGTTCTGAAAACACTGACGAAGGAGGATCTCTATCAGGCCGTGGCTGAACGCGGGTTGTACGTGCTTCGATAGCTCGATGTCAAAATCAAACTGACTCATCATTCCTTCGTTCTGCAGCGTAACTCAGGGGCTGAGTTTGAAGGACAGCCAGGCGCGCCTAAAGTGGTGGCTAGATTCTGTGAAAGACAGTCCACCAGAAGACGGTGTTTCGCGGCGTCTTTCGCTATTAATGGAACGAAGGTAGGTTGAGAGGGTGACTGCTAGATTGTTCTTTGCTTCCATTGTAAGGTATACATGCACATTACAGTCGTCCTGTACCGTACGGTTCCTTGTCATAATCCCTATCCACTAAATACTTAAAACGGATTCATGACCCGTGGTCCTAACGACACACAGGACCAAGTTGATATCgcattcttcctcaaaatatACTCAGGTGGGCAAAATTCATGCTGAGATATCCTGTATGACTGTATCATTCGTTCGAGTTCTTTTTCGAGACGAACACCGTGGACATAACCCCACAAATATGTCAGCCATTGGCCAGCTCACGCCGTTCTAGAAAGTAGGTATGAGGTGAGGATCAAGTTTTAAAGTCCAGGTAAACACTCACAATACCGAGTTCGACTTGAATTTCGTCAACCATTGCAAACGAGGTGGCATGATCACGATGTGCGTATACTAGCACATCGTAAAATTGTTCACGGACAATCAAACGGTCAAAAATGTTGCCTTCCTGTCCGCGGGATATGTCCGTCGTATCGCTGTCGATACGAAATTGATATTCCTGCAGAAGCTGCGCTTCTTCGACCGGAGAGGTTGGGACATCGGAATCCCGTGGTTTGAGGAGGAGATACTTTTGGGTCGAGCCCGGTAGCAATCGATGGCAGTTTACCCACATGAGAACATTCGGGGGGAGACCGTGAGCTTCACCACTCAAAAGTGAGCAGTTGATATCAGCATAAGTCGAAGTAGGGAGACAGGCAGTCTCTGCCAATTTTGGCACTAGGGTGGACAGGAAGTCGGTGAGTCTGAGTTCAAATATGGACCGGTCTGGCATGACCGACGCGTCGATGGTTGAAACTTTGTTGCGTATTGTAGGCGAAAGGGGAACATAGGATAAGTGGAACCAAGGCTTGAGTTTCCTCGCAGGGGGAGTAGCGACTGCCAGGGTAGTGGTTGTAATGACGGGCGGGATCGTATGGGGTGGTGCATCATGGACGCGCGGAGGATGGCTGGAACTGGAAGTCCCGGCCCTAGCGTCAGGTTGCGTCGAGACACCAGCCTCGAGTGGGTCCTGTGACAATCCTGGATTAACAGCGGGTAAACCAATCGTAGGCTCTTGTTCTTCGCCTTTGAGCCCGTCCGGGTTAGCCCGCACACTTCCGTCGACGACAGCTGATTGTTTTCGTCTTTTAGAAGCGTATACACACTGGGGATCGTTATTCCTCAGTTTGCACTGATTGCAAGCGGGCAAGTCCCGATCACACTAAGAGCCAGAAAGTTACAGAGAATGATGACTTGAGCCCAACGTCAAAAACAGACCTTTAGATTATGCTGCTGGCAGGATAGACACCGAGGAACACCCCTATGCGACGGTGTCGGGACAGGCGTATATTTGCAGTCCTTATCTGGAGTCCAGGCGCAATGGTTACAGACAGGCTGAACTCTATCGCACTGAATGTGTTTGTTAGGAAATATATCAAGATagaaaccaaaaaaaaatttcACTTTTAAGTTTCGAGCACGACATGAGTCGCATCTTCAAAGCATTGTAATGAGTTGAAGACAGAAAAGAATGAACAAAAAAAATGCCAACCTCAATTTGCCTCTGTGTCCTACCCACATTGACTGGCGTGCCATGTAGATTTTTGGGTTCGGTATACGAATTTTGAGCTGAGGATCATCAGGATAATCTGAGAGAGACTCATCCTTAACTTTTTAGCATGAAAGCATCAATGTAAAGTAAATCGCTCTCGCCAGATTGAAGATGAAGCTCACCTGTGGTGGCGCTCGAGTCTGGAGACGATTCCGAGCTCAGGGACATAACAGGAATTAAAGGCGGTATTACAAGTAGACTTCAGAGTGtatcttttgactttgaatgaTTTTAAGACGCCGTAGACCGACGAGGAGGTCAGAAGCGGACTCAACCAACGAATCCTTTTGCAAGTTGAACCTACTTGAATACTTACCAAATTAGTACACGAAGATGTCACACATGTTGCGGTCACACATTTCAGCCACATGACATATGCATTGGATTGATAAGATTAGATGTGGTACAGGGGTGAGAATACTAGCGAGTACTTTCCAAGTGTGAAGGCGCCAACTTGAAATTTCGGGCCTACATCACATTTCCCAGAAATCGAATCCGAGACGTCCGCCTGACTGTCGTCCCAAAAATGACTCAATGTTTTCCCTCGCATTACTCGGTCCACATGGAGACTCAATTCCAACTCTCAACGTGCCATTCCGAGTGCCATTCCTCAATCACACCGCTATCTCGTTTCCCATAAACAGGGGGACTACATGACAATATGAAATAAAAACGCTCGTGTCGAAGTTAAGAAtctcccatccatttccggaCTTCAATGGCCACCCTGAGGAAAGCCCTGTTGACCTTTGCTCTCTGCGGGACTGCTTTGACTTTCCCGTTAGGGAAGAGGACCGCAGAATTCTTCGATCCAAGGGATGGAGGCGGTTCTATGTTGGATAACGGTGAATACCTTG is a window from the Marasmius oreades isolate 03SP1 chromosome 6, whole genome shotgun sequence genome containing:
- the MET14 gene encoding Adenylyl-sulfate kinase, which produces MFNITFHPGSVGPSERAELLKQKGATIWLTGLSASGKSTIACALEQHLLHLKKHAYRLDGDNIRFGLCKDLGFDEKSRNENIRRIGEVSKLFADSTCIAITAFISPYQKDRDAAREMHIKASLPFIEVFVDAPLEVVEKRDPKGLYKKARAGEIKDFTGISAPYEAPANPEIHINTAETEVAESVKIITNYLIEKGYI
- a CDS encoding uncharacterized protein (BUSCO:EOG092616QN); its protein translation is MSRFFRQAGDSDSDTDSSEDELMSSGDEAPPPKTSTAKPAMSRFLRTAGSDSSDTSSSEEEESDDDSDAPKVTKKSPFLKSDSEDEESDGDDESRAGVRIMSAQEKRLAEMEATGKAMDNALKINDWVAISNEFDKLARMIQRQQNMSEPVPPFYLKTIMTLETSVTNTLAKEKEAKKKMNATNAKALTAMKQKVRKTAKEYEQDITKYQADPDGFEREYAAATAKEITAAPGAKASTTVSADTGDDGFQAVGKHGKTMLLTTEGIFKSLQVVQEARGKKNTDRAEQIRILEQLLKVAVTSYQRIRVLLALVSSRFDYNSSTANYMPIDLWLSAQREVDQLVAIVASDSSYSIQEITEDYDELVERSPGTEKDGIVRVRGSIISFIDRLDDEFTRSLQNIDPHGTEYVERLKDEKVLYCTICRAQAFYEANKQDEPLGRVVMRRLEHIYSKPDPVVLALENAADASDIKPALTLASNGSTSELIHGLCVYLYKSGHSLFRTRAMLSHIYHYAFHNDFHTARDMLLMSHLQESIHSADVATQILYNRTVVQLGLCAFRLGLIKESQAMLQDIFTTQRVKELLAQGVHQQRFQALTPEQEKAEKQRQLPFHMHINTELLEAAFLVSSMLVEIPLLASIDSEELKRKAISKPFRRLLDFADRQIFTGPPESTRDHIMQASKALQDGEWEKCRDLVQSIKIWSLMPEAASVKEMLARRIQEQGLRTYLFTYASHYITLSLSLLSRTFDLPLRTVTSIVSKMVWNEELSASLDQSGGVIVFRRIEVSRQQQIALMIAEKINTIADQNEKNMEHKMGGAANWGDRNDGKQGEKRGEQMQERRGKREGTRGARGGARGRGGRFAYGLGNQMARRT